The Streptomyces sp. BHT-5-2 genomic interval GGTCGACCCCGCGGCGGGCGTCCCGGGACCACCCGCGGAAATGCGTCCGGGCGCGCCCGGCGAAGCCGTCCCGCACCTATCCGTCGAGGCCGGCCCCGAGCCACCCGCCGAAGCCGTCCCGGGCTTACCCGTCGAGGCCGACCCCGAGGCGCCCGCCGCGGCCGTCCGCCCCCGGGCCGGGGCGCGGACGGCCCGCCCCCGGGGCGCGCGGTTCGCCGGGCTGGAGCTGTCGGACGGGCCGTCGTACGCCGACCCGGTGACCGTCGAGCCCCCCACGGCGCGGCCCGCCGCCGCGCCCCGACCGGCCCCGCGCGGCGCCCGCTTCGCCGGGGCGTACGCCGCACCGGACGCGGAGAGTGGCGCACCCGACGACGCCCCGCCCGCCGACCCCGGACCCGCCCCCGAGGCCCGTCGTGTCGCCACCGCCACCGCGCACCGCCTCGCCCGACTCCGCGCTACCGGCGCGACCGGCCCCGCACACGCCGAACTGTGCGCCGCCGCGACCCGCCCGGCCCCTGAACTCCCCCTCCTCCTCGCCGCGTTGGAGGACGTCGGCCTCGCCTCCGACGTCCCGGTCCTGCTCTGGGAGGCGGCCGGTCTGCCGCCCGCCGGGCTCGCCGCCGCCGCCGACGCGCTGGCCGCCGCGGGCCGCTCCGCCGACGGTACGACGCTGCTCCGGCAGAGCGTGGCCCGCCCCGTGGCCGAGGTCGCGGCGACCGCGCTGGCCCTGCTCGACCTCGGTCGCCCCGGCCAGGCCGGGGAACTGCTGGCCGGGGTGGCCAGGTCCCGCACCCCCGACGAGGCGGCCGCGCTGGCCGCGGCGGACCCCGGCGCCCTCGGGCCGCTGCTGCTGGCCGCGGCCCGCGCCGTCTCCCGGGACCGCCACCGCGACCTCGCACACGCCCTGCGCGCCGCCGGCCTCACCGCCGCGCCCTGACCGGCTCCAGGCTCCACCGCGCCGCGCCGCTCCACGAGATGGTCTTGCCACACCCGATGACGCGGCTTACCGTCGCCTCCACACGCGTAGACATCCACGCGCGGCGGGCCGACGCAGCGACAAAGGAGCAGCCCATGGCCGATGTTGTGCGTGCCGCACTGGTCCAGGCGACCTGGACCGGCGACACCGAATCGATGATCGCGAAGCATGAGGAGCACGCCCGGGCGGCGGCCGCGCAGGGCGCGAAGGTGATCGGCTTCCAGGAGGTCTTCAACGCCCCGTACTTCTGCCAGGTCCAGGAGCCGGAGCACTACCGCTGGGCCGAGCCGGTGCCGGACGGCCCGACCGTCCGCCGGATGCAGGACCTCGCCCGGGAGACCGGGATGGTGATCGTCGTCCCGGTCTTCGAGATCGAGCAGTCCGGCTTCTACTACAACACCGCGGCCGTCATCGACGCCGACGGTACCGTCCTCGGCAAGTACCGCAAGCACCACATCCCGCAGGTCAAGGGCTTCTGGGAGAAGTACTACTTCCGCCCGGGCAACGTCGGTTGGCCGGTCTTCGACACCGCCGTGGGCCGGATCGGCGTCTACATCTGCTACGACCGCCACTTCCCCGAGGGCTGGCGCCAACTGGGCCTCAACGGCGCCCAGCTCGTCTACAACCCCTCCGCCACCTCGCGCGGCCTCTCCGGCTACCTGTGGAAGCTGGAGCAGCCCGCCGCGGCCGTCGCCAACGAGTACTTCGTCGCCGCCATCAACCGCGTCGGCGTGGAGGAGTACGGCGACAACGAGTTCTACGGCTCCAGCTACTTCGTCGACCCGCGCGGGCAGTTCGTCGGCGAGCCGGCCAGCGACACCAAGGAGGAACTGGTCGTCCGCGACCTGGACTTCGGCCTGATCGACGAGGTCCGCCGGCAGTGGGCGTTCTACCGCGACCGCCGCCCCGACGCGTACGAGGGGCTGGTCCAGCCGTGACGCCCGACCCCGGCAGCCTGCACGCCCGCCACCGGGCCGTGATGCCGTCCTGGTTGAGCCTCTACTACGAGCACC includes:
- a CDS encoding nitrilase-related carbon-nitrogen hydrolase; amino-acid sequence: MADVVRAALVQATWTGDTESMIAKHEEHARAAAAQGAKVIGFQEVFNAPYFCQVQEPEHYRWAEPVPDGPTVRRMQDLARETGMVIVVPVFEIEQSGFYYNTAAVIDADGTVLGKYRKHHIPQVKGFWEKYYFRPGNVGWPVFDTAVGRIGVYICYDRHFPEGWRQLGLNGAQLVYNPSATSRGLSGYLWKLEQPAAAVANEYFVAAINRVGVEEYGDNEFYGSSYFVDPRGQFVGEPASDTKEELVVRDLDFGLIDEVRRQWAFYRDRRPDAYEGLVQP